From Micromonospora echinaurantiaca:
TGGCGAAGATCAAGGTAAACAACCCGGTCGTGGAGCTCGACGGCGACGAGATGACCCGGATCATCTGGAAGCAGATCCGGGAGCAGCTGATCCTGCCCTACCTCGACGTCGACCTGCACTACTACGACCTGTCGATCCAGCACCGCGACGAGACCGACGACCAGGTCACCGTCGACGCCGCCAACGCCATCAAGGAGCACGGCGTGGGCGTCAAGTGCGCGACGATCACCCCGGACGAGGCCCGGGTGGAGGAGTTCGGCCTCAAGAAGATGTGGCGGTCGCCGAACGGCACCATCCGCAACATCCTCGGCGGCGTCGTGTTCCGCGAGCCGATCATCATGTCCAACGTGCCGCGGCTGGTCCCCGGCTGGACCAAGCCGATCATCATCGGCCGGCACGCCCACGGCGACCAGTACAAGGCCACCGACTTCGTCGTCCCCGGCCCGGGTACGGTGACCATCACCTACACCCCGGCCGACGGCTCCGCCCCGATGGAGATGGAGGTCGCCAACTTCCCCGGCGGCGGCGTCGCCATGGGCATGTACAACTTCGACGAGTCGATCCGCGACTTCGCCCGCGCCTCGATGCGGTACGGCCTGGACCGGGGCTACCCGGTCTACCTGTCGACCAAGAACACCATCCTCAAGGCGTACGACGGCCGGTTCAAGGACATCTTCGCCGAGGTGTTCGAGAACGAGTTCAAGGCCGAGTTCGAGGCCGCCGGCATCAGCTACGAGCACCGGCTGATCGACGACATGGTCGCCGCCGCGCTCAAGTGGGAGGGCGGCTTCGTCTGGGCCTGCAAGAACTACGACGGTGACGTGCAGTCCGACACCGTCGCGCAGGGCTTCGGGTCGCTGGGCCTGATGACCTCGGTGCTGATGACCCCGGACGGCCGTACGGTCGAGGCCGAGGCCGCGCACGGCACTGTCACCCGGCACTACCGGCAGTACCAGAAGGGCGAGAAGACCTCGACCAACCCGATCGCGTCGATCTACGCCTGGACCCGGGGCCTCGCCCACCGGGGCAAGCTGGACAACACCCCGGCGGTCACCGAGTTCGCCAACACCCTGGAGCAGGTCATCATCGACACCGTCGAGGGCGGCCAGATGACCAAGGACCTCGCGCTGCTCATCTCGCGCGACGCTCCGTGGCTGACCACCGACGAGTTCATGGGCGCGCTCGACGAGAACCTGGCGCGCCGCCTCGCCGCCTGAGTCGTCGACCAGCACCACCCGGAAGCCCGCCGGCACCCGCCGGCGGGCTTCCGGCGTGTCGCGGGGGCGACACGCACGTAGCGTCACCATCCTCGGCGCGCCTCGTTGACCTGGGTGGACGAGATGCCAGTCGCGTCCAGGAGGGTTGACGCGGTCGCCTCGCGGCAGAGTGCCGATCAGCCAGCCTTCCCGGCTGTCGTGCACAGCCAGCCGTCCCTTCCCTGCGGGGGGCCCTGTCCCGGGCCCCCCGCGCCCTGTCCGGACCCTCCGCTGGCCGCCAGGCCCGTCAGGTGGCGAGGGCCCGTCAGGCGGCGCGGAGCAGTTCGGCGGCCCGCTCCGGGGCGATGTCGTTGATGAAGACACCCATCCCCGACTCCGAGCCGGCCAGGTACTTCAGCTTGTCCTTCGCCCGCCGGATGCTGAACAGCTGCAGGTGCAGGTGGCCCAGCTCGCGGTCGACCCGGACCGGGGCCTGGTGCCAGGCGGCGATGTAGGGCATCGGCAGGTCGAACAGCCCGTCGAAGCGGCGCAGCAGGTCCAGATAGAGCGGGCCGAACGCGTCCCGCTCCGCATCGTCCAGCGCCGGGATGTCCGGCACCGGCCGGTGCGGGGCCACGTGCACCTCGAACGGCCAGCGGGCGGCCGCCGGGACGTACGCCGTCCAGTGCTCGTTGGTCGCGACCACCCGTTCGCCGGCGGCCCGCTCCGCGGCGAGCACGTCCGCGTAGAGGTTGCCGCCGCCGGTGCGCTCGGCGTGCCGGCGGGCGGCCGCCAGCAGCGACCGGGTACGCGGCGTCACGAAGGGATACGCGTAGATCTGGCCGTGCGGGTGGTGCAGGGTGACGCCGATCTCCACGCCCCGGTTCTCGAAGCAGAACACCTGCTCGACCCCGGGCAGCTCGCCCAGCGCCGTGGTCCGGTCGGCGAGCGCGTCCAACACGGTGCGGACCCGGCTCGGCGGCAGGCTGGCGAAGGAGGCGTCGTGGTCGGCCGTGAAGCAGACCACCTCGCAGCGCCCCAGCCCCGGCCGGACCGGGGTGAACGGGGTGATCTCGCCGGGCTCGTCGGCCACCCGGCCGCTCAGCGACGGGAAGCGGTTCTCGAAGACCACCACGTCGTAGTCCGGCGCCGGGATCTCGGTGAGCCGCTCACCGACGGACGGGTCCAGCGGGCACTCGTTCGCCGGGGGCAGGAACGTGCGGGTCTGCCGGTGCACGGCGACCGCCACCCACTC
This genomic window contains:
- a CDS encoding NADP-dependent isocitrate dehydrogenase — encoded protein: MAKIKVNNPVVELDGDEMTRIIWKQIREQLILPYLDVDLHYYDLSIQHRDETDDQVTVDAANAIKEHGVGVKCATITPDEARVEEFGLKKMWRSPNGTIRNILGGVVFREPIIMSNVPRLVPGWTKPIIIGRHAHGDQYKATDFVVPGPGTVTITYTPADGSAPMEMEVANFPGGGVAMGMYNFDESIRDFARASMRYGLDRGYPVYLSTKNTILKAYDGRFKDIFAEVFENEFKAEFEAAGISYEHRLIDDMVAAALKWEGGFVWACKNYDGDVQSDTVAQGFGSLGLMTSVLMTPDGRTVEAEAAHGTVTRHYRQYQKGEKTSTNPIASIYAWTRGLAHRGKLDNTPAVTEFANTLEQVIIDTVEGGQMTKDLALLISRDAPWLTTDEFMGALDENLARRLAA
- the galT gene encoding galactose-1-phosphate uridylyltransferase; protein product: MKRTAIRLADGRELIYFDERDDAVRDQPDRRELPPLPAASQLRHDPLTDEWVAVAVHRQTRTFLPPANECPLDPSVGERLTEIPAPDYDVVVFENRFPSLSGRVADEPGEITPFTPVRPGLGRCEVVCFTADHDASFASLPPSRVRTVLDALADRTTALGELPGVEQVFCFENRGVEIGVTLHHPHGQIYAYPFVTPRTRSLLAAARRHAERTGGGNLYADVLAAERAAGERVVATNEHWTAYVPAAARWPFEVHVAPHRPVPDIPALDDAERDAFGPLYLDLLRRFDGLFDLPMPYIAAWHQAPVRVDRELGHLHLQLFSIRRAKDKLKYLAGSESGMGVFINDIAPERAAELLRAA